One Clostridium novyi NT genomic window carries:
- the dhaK gene encoding dihydroxyacetone kinase subunit DhaK, whose product MKKIINDPNLVVDEMLEGMVAAHPEYIKKLDNADVLVRKNSPVKGKVALVSGGGSGHEPAHGGYVGEGMLDGAVAGAVFTSPTPDQIYEAIKAVDGGNGVLLVIKNYSGDVMNFEMAKDMADMEGIKVESVVVNDDVAVENSTFTAGRRGIAGTVFVHKIAGAKAESGASLEEVKNVAEKVINNVRSMGMALSSCIVPAAGKPNFTLGEDEVEIGMGIHGEPGTHREKLSSADEITEHLLNKILEDMKVESGEEVAVMVNGLSSTPLMELYIVNKKVSELLKEKGIKVHKTFVGEYMTSLEMAGFSISLLKLDTELKELLNAKADTPAFKMLG is encoded by the coding sequence GTGAAAAAAATAATTAATGATCCAAATTTGGTTGTTGACGAAATGCTCGAAGGTATGGTAGCTGCTCATCCTGAATATATAAAAAAACTAGATAATGCAGATGTTTTAGTTAGAAAAAATAGTCCAGTTAAAGGGAAAGTCGCTTTAGTAAGTGGTGGAGGCAGTGGACATGAACCAGCCCATGGAGGATATGTTGGAGAAGGAATGCTTGATGGGGCTGTTGCAGGAGCTGTTTTCACATCGCCAACTCCAGATCAAATTTACGAAGCTATAAAGGCTGTTGATGGTGGAAATGGGGTATTACTTGTTATAAAAAACTATAGTGGAGATGTAATGAATTTTGAAATGGCAAAAGATATGGCTGATATGGAAGGAATAAAGGTAGAATCAGTTGTAGTTAACGATGATGTTGCTGTTGAAAATAGTACATTTACAGCTGGTAGACGAGGAATTGCTGGAACTGTATTTGTTCATAAGATAGCAGGGGCAAAAGCTGAAAGTGGAGCTTCATTAGAAGAAGTAAAAAATGTTGCAGAAAAGGTAATTAATAATGTTAGAAGTATGGGAATGGCGTTAAGTTCTTGCATTGTGCCTGCAGCAGGAAAACCTAATTTTACACTAGGAGAAGATGAAGTTGAAATAGGTATGGGTATACATGGAGAACCAGGTACTCATAGAGAAAAATTGAGCTCAGCAGATGAAATAACAGAACATCTATTAAATAAAATTTTAGAAGATATGAAAGTAGAAAGTGGTGAAGAAGTAGCGGTAATGGTAAATGGTCTTTCATCAACACCACTTATGGAATTATATATAGTGAATAAAAAGGTAAGTGAACTTCTTAAAGAAAAGGGGATAAAAGTTCATAAAACATTTGTAGGTGAATACATGACATCTTTAGAAATGGCGGGATTTTCAATAAGCTTATTAAAACTAGATACAGAATTAAAAGAGCTTCTAAATGCAAAGGCAGATACACCAGCATTTAAAATGCTTGGATAG